The nucleotide sequence GGAGCGACTGCTCCAGGTCCAGGGCCTGGTCGATGATGCCGCTTATTGCCTGAAGGCAATGCAGCTGGAGATTCAGGGTCTTTGAAGCCATCGGGAGAGTTCCGCCATCTGGTTGGTCACGGATTGAGGACCGGTGCCGCCGGGTCCATTACGCCGGGCCACGGCGGTTTCATACCGCAGCGCCTCGAAAACATCCTGGTCAATCGCCGTGGAAAATACACGCAATTGCTCCAAGGTCAATTGCTCCAGGCCGATGCCCAGGGCCTCGGCCTGGGCCACGGCCCGGCCGGTGATGTGGTGGGCCTCACGGAAGGGCACGCCCTTGGCGGCCAGGTAGTCGGCCAGCTCGGTGGCGTTGAGAAACCCCTGCCCCAGCGCCTCGCGCATCCGCTCGGGCCGGAAGCGCAGCTCGGCGAGCATCCCGGCCATGACCCGAAGCGAGGCCCGCACCGTGTCGTCGGCGTCGAAAAAGGGTTCCTTGTCTTCCTGGAGATCCCGGTTGTAGGTCAGCGGCAGGCCCTTGAGCACGGTGAGCAAGCCCATGAGCGAACCGTACACCCGCCCCACCCGGCCGCGCATGAGTTCGGCCGCGTCGGGGTTTTTCTTTTGCGGCATGATGCTCGACCCGGTGGCGTAGGCGTCGGGCAGGGCGACGTAGCCGAAACGCGGGTTGGCCCAGAGGATGATCTCCTCGCAAAAGCGGCTCAGGTGCGCCATGATGACCGAGGCGCAAAAAAGCGACTCCAGGGCGAAATCCCGGTCGGACACGGCGTCCATGCTGTTGCCGAAGGCATGGGAAAAACCCACCGTGCGCGCCACCATGGCCGGGTCCAGCGGATAGGTGGTGCCGGCCAGGGCCGCCGCGCCCAGAGGCGAAACCCGAACGCGCTTCAGCGCGTCCTCGGCCCGCTCGCAGTCGCGCCTAAGCATCCAGGCGTAGGCCAGCAGATGCTGGGCCAGACTCACCGGCTGGGCCGGCTGGAGATGGGTGCAGCCGGGCAAAAGCGTCTCTTGATGCTCGGCGGCGCGGTCGACAAACACCCCGGCCAGCTCGCGCAAAAGCTTGGTCCAGACCTCCAGGCTCTCGGCCACATAAAGGCGAAAATCCAGGCAGACCTGATCGTTGCGGCTGCGCCCGGTGTGGAGCTTGCCGCCCAAGGGGCCAATCAGTTCGGTCAGGCGCTGCTCGATGTTCATGTGAACGTCTTCCAACTCCTGCCGCCAGGGAAAGACCCCGGACTCAATCTCCTCCAGCACCAGATCCAGGCCGGCCACGATGCGCTCGGCCTCTTCGCCGGCCAGCACGCCGCGCTTGGCCAACATGCGCGCATGGGCCTTGGAGCCGGCAATGTCCTGACGGTACATGCGCCGGTCATAGGAAACGGATTCGCTGTAGGCCTCCATCAAGGCCCCGGTGCCCTCGCCAAACCGCCCGCCCCACATTTTCGTGGACATGAATCATCCCTCCGGGATGTGCCGGGGGAGGGAACCCCTCCCTCCCCCAAAAACTCCAACGGGGGTTTACTTCTTCACCGTATGTGCGGCGCTTTGCCGTTAATGCGGCGCTTCGCCGCTGGCGCACCTTGGGGGCGCAATTTCGGGCAACGTGTCGGCCGGCTTTGCGGCCGGCGCGTTGCCCGAAATTGCGCCCCCAAACGTTTAGCGTCCCGCCGTCCGACGCACCCGACCGAGCCGCCGCACGCCCTGTCGGGGAGGGTCCGGGAGGGGGTGCCCCCCTCCCGGCCGCCGGAGGCATCTTCCTTTTCTCTTTTTCTCTAGCTACTGCCCCAGTCCACGCAACCGCAGCCCCACCAGCCGAATGAAGCCGGTGGCGTCGGCCTGGTTGTAGACTTCGTCTTTTTCGAAGGTGGCGAGCTTGGGGTTGTAGAGGCTGTTGGGCGACTTGCGTCCCAGGGGGTAGGCCTGGCCCTTGTAGAGCTTAACCCGCACCGTGCCGGTGACGCGCTCCTGGGCCTGATCGATCATGGCCTGCAGGGCTTTGCGTTCCGGGGCGTACCAGAAACCGTTGTAGACCATTTCGGCGTAGCGCGGAATGAGGCTGTCGCGCAGGTGCATGACTTCGCGATCCAGGCAAATGCCTTCGAGGTCGCGCCGGGCGATGTGCAGGATGGTGCAGCCCGGGGTCTCGTAGACGCCGCGCGACTTCATGCCGACAAAGCGGTTTTCCACCATGTCGATGCGGCCAACGCCGTGTTTGCCGCCCAGCGTGTTAAGCTTTTTGATGAGCGCGGCCGGGGACAGCTTTTCGCCGTCAATAGCCACCGGGTCGCCGTGCTCGAAGTCGATGGTGACGACGTCAGCCACGTCAGGAGCTTTTTCCACGGGCACGGTGAGCAGATAGGTGTCGGCGCTGGGTTCGTTCCAGGGGTCTTCCAGCTCGCCGCCCTCGAAGCTTAGGTGCATGAGGTTGCGGTCCATACTATGGTCCGAGCCTTTCTTGTCGGAAGGCACGGGGATGCCGTTGTCCTTGGCGAAATTGAGCAGATCCGTGCGCGAGGCGAAATCCCATTCGCGCCAGGGGGCGATGGTGCGCAGGTCCGGGGCCAGGACGCCGGTGGTCAGTTCGAAGCGCACCTGGTCGTTGCCCTTGCCGGTGGCGCCGTGGGCCACGGCCTGGGCGCCCTCGGCCCGGGCCACGTCCACCAGCCGCTTGGCGATAAGCGGCCGGGCAATGGAGGTGCCGAGCAGGTAGCGGCCTTCGTAGATGGCTCCGGCCCGCAACATGGGGAAGATGAAGTCCTTGGCGAACTCTTCGCGCAGGTCGTCGATGTAGGCTTTGGTCGCGCCGGTTGTGAGGGCCTTTTCTTCCAGGCCGTCGAGTTCTTCTTCCTGGCCGAGGTCGCAGGTGACGGTGATGACTTCGCAGTTGTAGGTCTTTTTGATCCATTTGAGGATGACCGAGGTGTCCAGGCCCCCGGAGTAGGCCAGGACGACTTTCTTGATGGTGCTCATGGCGCTTTCCTTGGATCGGCGGGCCGGCGCGCCTCCTGGCGATCAGGCGGCGGCGACGGGCGGGCCGGAATATTGCTGAATACGGGGAAACCTTCGCGTGAGGCGGCTAGTCGGCCGCCGTGAAAACCCATTCGAGAATGGCTTTTTGGACGTGGAGCCGGTTTTCGGCTTCGTCCCAGACGATGGAGGACGGGCCTTCCATGACGGCGTCGGTGATCTCCTCGCCCCGGTGGGCGGGCAGGCAGTGGAGCACCTTGGCCCCGGGCGCGGCCTTGGCCAGCAGGGCGTCGTTTATCTGGTAGCCGGCGAAAATCTTCACGCGCGCGGCGTGTTCGGCTTCCTGGCCCATGGAGGCCCAGACGTCGGTATAAAGGTAATCGGCTCCGGCGGCGGCCTCGGCCGGATCGGTGGTAATGGTGACGTCGGCTCCCTGCTCCCGGGCTTTGGCCACCACGGCCGGATCGGGCTTGTAGCCGTCGGGCGAGGCGATGGCCACGCGGATGGGGAAGCGGGCGGCGGCGTTGATGATGGAATGGGCGATGTTGTTGCCGTCGCCGACGTAGGCGAGCTTCAGGCCGTCGAGGCGGCCGGAATGCTCGCGCATGGTGAGCAGATCGGCCATGATCTGGCAGGGGTGGTAGGCGTCGGACAGGGCGTTGACCACGGGGATGGAGCCGTAGCCGGCCAGGTCGACCAGCTTGTCGTGGCCGAAGGTGCGCACGATCAGGCAATCGGCGTAGCGCGACAGCACGCGGGCCGTGTCGCGGATGGGCTCATCGCGGCCGAGCTGGGAATCGTTTTGGGTCATGAAAATGGGCCAACCGCCGAGGTGGCGCACGGCGACCTCGAAGGACACCCGGGTGCGGGTGGAGGCTTTTTCGAAAATGAGAATGCAGGTCTTGCCGGCCAGCAGATCGCTGCGGTGGTCGGCGGCCTTCATGGCGGCGGCCCGGTCGAGGATGCGGGCGGCCTCGTCGCGGCTGAAATCGAGGATGGTCAGAAAATGTCGGGGCATTGCGATATCCTTCCGGAGCGACTTCCCAGAATTGGTAAAAAAGAAGTCGTTACCCTTCAACCGCGACGTTTGTAAAGCGCTGTCATGGCCGCCGTGGCCTGCCGCCGCCTTGTCGCCGCGTTGACCAGGGCCAGGGCCGGTGCTAGAAGCGGCAGATGGGAAAACCTCCCCGTCTGCCGGCCTGGTTGCGGCAGGCCTGGAGGCGACAAGCCGGCATCTGTTCCCGGCCCAGGAGGCTTGCATGAAGACGATCTGGAATCTCTTGGCATTGTTGGGATTGGTCGCGGCGCTTTCGGGCTGCACGGTCACGGCCGCGCCCATGGTCTACGTGCCGCCGCCGGCCTGCCCCGAAGGCTACTACTACGCCTCGGGCTACGGCTGCCTGCCCCTGCCGGCCGGCGTGGTCGTACCGCCTGACGCGGTCTACGCCGTGGTCAACACCCAGGGGTTGAGCCTTCGCAGTTGCGGTTCCACGCGCTGCGACATCATCAATTCCCTTAATGCCGGCGAACAGGTGCAGGTGCTCAGCCACCAAGGCGACTGGACCCATGTCTGGGCCTTTACCCGAGGCCAGGAAGGCTGGGTGGCCAGCCGCTACCTCAACTAGCCGGACTTTGGGCGGCAAGCCGTCCGAGCCGGTCTTTTTCCGAAACAACAGTCCTTGTTCCCCGAGGCCGCCAATCAGGCGACCTCGGGGACATGACGACGCCCCAGCCAGGTTGGCCGCCCCTTCGCTTCTGGACAAAGCGCCATGCCGCGTCTATACGCCAGCGGATGCGAAATGTTTTGGACCGCCCTTGCCCTGGGCGCACCACCCCTTTATTGTCCCGAGTTTTCACGGCGGCGCTCCTGGCAGCCTGCCTCGGCACGACGGTTTTCGCCCCCGAGGCCTGGGCAAAAAAGCAGCCCAAGAACCAGCCGGCGGAAACCGAGCCGGCCACGGCCCAATCCCTGGCCGCCGCGGCCCAACCGGCCTGCTCCCCCAAAAAGATCCTTATCGTCGGCGACTCCTTCGCCGTGGGTCTGGGCATGACCCTGGAACAATCCCTCAAGCCCCGGGGACCGGTGGCCCTGGCCAGCAAGGGCAAGGTTTCCAGCGGTCTCAACAGCCCCAAGTTCTATGACTGGGAAAAGGCCCTGGGCGAGTTCCTGGACGCCGAGAAGCCCGACGCCCTGGTGGTCATGCTCGGCGGCAACGACGCCAAAAACGGCAAGGGAACGCCGGAGTGGTCCCGGGATTTCCAGGCCAAGGCCGAGCGGTTTCTGTCCATCGCCGCCGGCCGTGGTGTGCCCGTGGCCTGGGTGGGGCTGCCGCCCATGCGTGAAAAGACCTTCAGCCAGAAGGCCTGGACCGCCAACGAGGCCATGCGGGCGGCCTGCGCCACTTCCAAGGGTTGCCGCTTCATCGACTCGTGGGATCTTTTTGCCGATAATTCCGGCAATTTCTCGGCCAAAAAGCCGGTGGCCGGCAAGGCCGTTCCCCTTCGCGGCAAGGACGGGGTCCACTTCAGCCCGGCCGGCTGCAAGCTGCTGACCGACCGCATCGCCACCGGCCTGCCCGTGGCACCCTGACGCCGCCAACCCGCGCGCCTAACGCCGATACCCCCGTACCATCCATGAGTTGGAAAAAAGCCTGCCTCGTATACTGCATCGCCCTGGTCGTCGCCATGTTGGCCAACATCGAAAAGGTGTCGGTCTGGGTGGACGATCGCCTGGGCGACGGCCCGGCCTCGGAAGCGGCCCGGCAGGTCCGCCGGGTGCGCAATCTTTGGCGCGAGACCCAGCTGGCCGCCCATTGGCGGCAGCTTGACTGCGACATGGCCGCCTATTTCGACGAGACGTATAAAAACAACTTGGCCTGCCGCGAGGAACCGACCTCCGACGCCGCCGCCCAGGCCTTGCGCGAACGCCTGGACCCCAACCAGCCCCTGCTCAAGCCCGACGAGCCCATCGACGCCGACAACCTGCTGGCTGCCTTGTCGCCCCCCAAACCGGGCGCGGCCGAGAGCGAGACCACTGGGCCGGCCGTGGCCCACGCACCCCCGTCCGGCCAGCCCGGCTCCGGGGAACAAGCCCTGACCCAGGG is from Solidesulfovibrio magneticus RS-1 and encodes:
- the argH gene encoding argininosuccinate lyase; this translates as MSTKMWGGRFGEGTGALMEAYSESVSYDRRMYRQDIAGSKAHARMLAKRGVLAGEEAERIVAGLDLVLEEIESGVFPWRQELEDVHMNIEQRLTELIGPLGGKLHTGRSRNDQVCLDFRLYVAESLEVWTKLLRELAGVFVDRAAEHQETLLPGCTHLQPAQPVSLAQHLLAYAWMLRRDCERAEDALKRVRVSPLGAAALAGTTYPLDPAMVARTVGFSHAFGNSMDAVSDRDFALESLFCASVIMAHLSRFCEEIILWANPRFGYVALPDAYATGSSIMPQKKNPDAAELMRGRVGRVYGSLMGLLTVLKGLPLTYNRDLQEDKEPFFDADDTVRASLRVMAGMLAELRFRPERMREALGQGFLNATELADYLAAKGVPFREAHHITGRAVAQAEALGIGLEQLTLEQLRVFSTAIDQDVFEALRYETAVARRNGPGGTGPQSVTNQMAELSRWLQRP
- a CDS encoding argininosuccinate synthase, translated to MSTIKKVVLAYSGGLDTSVILKWIKKTYNCEVITVTCDLGQEEELDGLEEKALTTGATKAYIDDLREEFAKDFIFPMLRAGAIYEGRYLLGTSIARPLIAKRLVDVARAEGAQAVAHGATGKGNDQVRFELTTGVLAPDLRTIAPWREWDFASRTDLLNFAKDNGIPVPSDKKGSDHSMDRNLMHLSFEGGELEDPWNEPSADTYLLTVPVEKAPDVADVVTIDFEHGDPVAIDGEKLSPAALIKKLNTLGGKHGVGRIDMVENRFVGMKSRGVYETPGCTILHIARRDLEGICLDREVMHLRDSLIPRYAEMVYNGFWYAPERKALQAMIDQAQERVTGTVRVKLYKGQAYPLGRKSPNSLYNPKLATFEKDEVYNQADATGFIRLVGLRLRGLGQ
- the argF gene encoding ornithine carbamoyltransferase, producing MPRHFLTILDFSRDEAARILDRAAAMKAADHRSDLLAGKTCILIFEKASTRTRVSFEVAVRHLGGWPIFMTQNDSQLGRDEPIRDTARVLSRYADCLIVRTFGHDKLVDLAGYGSIPVVNALSDAYHPCQIMADLLTMREHSGRLDGLKLAYVGDGNNIAHSIINAAARFPIRVAIASPDGYKPDPAVVAKAREQGADVTITTDPAEAAAGADYLYTDVWASMGQEAEHAARVKIFAGYQINDALLAKAAPGAKVLHCLPAHRGEEITDAVMEGPSSIVWDEAENRLHVQKAILEWVFTAAD
- a CDS encoding SH3 domain-containing protein, producing MKTIWNLLALLGLVAALSGCTVTAAPMVYVPPPACPEGYYYASGYGCLPLPAGVVVPPDAVYAVVNTQGLSLRSCGSTRCDIINSLNAGEQVQVLSHQGDWTHVWAFTRGQEGWVASRYLN
- a CDS encoding SGNH/GDSL hydrolase family protein, with the protein product MSRVFTAALLAACLGTTVFAPEAWAKKQPKNQPAETEPATAQSLAAAAQPACSPKKILIVGDSFAVGLGMTLEQSLKPRGPVALASKGKVSSGLNSPKFYDWEKALGEFLDAEKPDALVVMLGGNDAKNGKGTPEWSRDFQAKAERFLSIAAGRGVPVAWVGLPPMREKTFSQKAWTANEAMRAACATSKGCRFIDSWDLFADNSGNFSAKKPVAGKAVPLRGKDGVHFSPAGCKLLTDRIATGLPVAP